A genomic stretch from Anabrus simplex isolate iqAnaSimp1 chromosome 2, ASM4041472v1, whole genome shotgun sequence includes:
- the LOC137498375 gene encoding uncharacterized protein: MELRYYAVAIGLVTADKDHTYVCDATWPNMRSRTVAKVDNAYQTGSGGGSSKKLDVIDHLVLDIIGRESPVLQGFGTEDSLGEIVLPAMGPTSASTRDYIVALEESRPISATEIDGSWQNGEVQHQQQTPKARGTVKKRVLVQAS; the protein is encoded by the exons ATGGAACTGCGGTATTATGCTGTGGCTATTGGGCTGGTCACAGCCGACAAAGATCACACTTACGTGTGTGATGCTACTTGGCCTAACATGAGGAGCAGAACAGTG GCAAAAGTTGATAATGCTTATCAGACTGGAAGTGGGGGAGGAAGTAGCAAAAAATTAGATGTCATAGACCACCTGGTTCTTGACATTATCGGAAGAGAATCTCCTGTTTTACAGGGATTCGGAACAGAAGATTCTCTTGGAGAAATCGTTCTTCCTGCAATGGGACCAACTTCCGCTTCAACCAGGGACTATATAGTGGCGTTGGAagaaagtaggcctatatctgccACTGAAATTGATGGAAGCTGGCAAAATGGAGAGGTCCAGCATCAGCAGCAGACACCTAAGGCTAGAG GTACTGTCAAGAAGAGGGTACTAGTCCAAGCATCCTGA